Below is a genomic region from Medicago truncatula cultivar Jemalong A17 chromosome 3, MtrunA17r5.0-ANR, whole genome shotgun sequence.
AGTGTCAGAAATTCGAACCTCAACCTCTGTATAAATTACAATATCTATATCAATTGAGCTAACATTCTCATGTATGATATGTATCAATTTTTCTGGGTAGAATggattgacttttttttattatgctcatacataaattattgtactaataataaaatatatggaTTATTGTActaaacatatattatttttcatttaagaaATTCCATCACTCccaaagaagaaaaagccaagCAAACAATTTCAAAACTAGAAAATCCAGAGCTTTTGCACAAACTCTCAAAttctttctttgttctttcACTCCCACCACCCATAAACATAAGATTGTCATAACCAGTAACCAATTTATCTTTTTCTGTTGTTTGAATTTCTTCAGGCATTATAAGCTCCACAACAATTACCTTCCCATTTTGTGGTAAAGCTTTGTAGCAATTGTGTAAAGCTTTTAAACAATCTTTGTCTGACCAATTGTGTAATACTGCCTACAATTATTAATCAATCACATGGAAATATTATTCaatttaaagaaaatgattttatatcattaggaaaaatataatcacaaatattaataaGTAGGTATGATAGAGTTTAGACCTAACCTTCAATATTATGGCGTCACCATTTGGCACACTTTCAAACACGTTGCCTCCAACATGCTCTATCCCTTCACATTGTttgaaaaaattcacttattagcattttttatttattttgttttgacaaataTATGGATAAGATATTCACacaactagattttttttcttcttcaaattagcatgtaaaatttaaaagaaaaaagtggtattcattttataataaatatgttattttctcaacaaaaaaaatctataaatatgttatcaattttttattttgataaaatatttaaatttagtgACAAGAAAATTAGAAGTACCTTCATTTGTTTCTATCACTATTTTAtcctcctaattttattttttatttttttgtgtgttaagCATAGGAAGAAGTGAATGTGTGGGACATATCAATTCCTCCCCCACGtgataacaaaattttaaatttatatatcactcatatatgaattttttagacTTTATTTGAGTATTTGAAAGGAGGAGAATGTTTAGGGGTGAAAAACGAGTAGAGATCTTTTTCGATTCTCAAAATAAATGAAggtgtttttgaaaaataaagaaatatttacatttttttttttaaaattatttttgtagagaataataaattttattcccTAATCAGAcgaaatttttattatgaagaaaaatgaattctCTGGAACCATTCTTTTTCAAAgttctcaatttttttcacttgcttcttcctttttttttaaagtcttCACTCCCTTTTTCTTCAAACTTGTAAATAAGTCCTTGGAAATTGTCATATTGAGATGTTATCGATCAATTAATTTCAAAGTCTTAcgaaatgcataaaaaaatgtttcttaaaaatataagttaaatacttttcaaaatcataattacaTAATTATTAATAGTTTCCCTAACTTTATTGTACTGAATTTGTTAGGAGATAAACAAATAAAGTTACTCATACTCTGGGCATGTTCAAAGGTAGTCTTTcatatatgttttgttttgttaatattatattatgttagTAATTGAATTTCTGTTAAAAATCATCTAtaagaaaatcaaaaaatttaaattattttcccatataatttcaatttcaatagctgttcattttattttatttttggctcAGTAAATAGATGACCTAATGTAAAAGATATACCTGGATAATCTGGAGCGTTTTCTATCACTGGTGGCAGATCAAAATTAATACCCTTTATGTAAGGATATTTGGAGATTATCATATTCAAATTTTGGCCAAAACCACCACCCACATCAACCAACAATGATATGTCTTCAAATCCATTATATATTTCAAGTATTTTGTTCATCTCCAATGTGCACATAGTTGTCATTGTTTTGTTGAAAACATTGTTCATTGCTGGATCTGATTGTATAGCTTGATAAATTGGCGTTCCATGAACTTTTTCGAATAAGGCAGAATCACAGTCTAGAAGCACTTCtttaaaattgaaactagcaaaaaaatataacacatAAAACTACAATAAGTTTATGTGTTTGACAGTTTGAGTAaagtttttcatattttatatcgATTACAaaggtttttgttttaagaaactaaattagtTCACTTAAATTAACATCGTTAAGAATCCAAACTCAGACTTTGAAAAGAGTACGGAAGAAATATCATCAAACCAATCTAAATGAGTTTATATCGGTTGCAAAAAGGTAATTTATAGATCAGCTCAGCCCAACAACTACTATTTTGATTCAATATTAATCAAATTTGGAGATTTAGAGAAATTAAATTGATATATGGCTAAAAAAACAACCATTTGTATCCCAAACGTAGCTCATGAAATGAAGCTACGAGTTAGAGAACTTAAttcctaaaattaaaaaaaattctataataaaattaaaattcttttatTAAATTAGTCTCTTTGAAATTTCAGAGACTAAATTGACCGATCCAAAAAGGATTAATGTGATCCAAAAAGTTTTAATCTTGGAGATATTGAAATTTTCCGATAATTTTGTTGTCCAAATTATCCAACATCAAACACTAAATTGGTAATATGCACTCAAATTTACCCAAATGAAAGGGTTGAAAGTAcctttaatttcataaattaatatcACCAaggtttaaaagaaaataatttttaaattataaggtTAAACTTTCAAAAGTCATTTTCACATAATAATCTAAAACTCGTTCAAATGGCAAAGGACAAATGTGATTTTAACTTTACTTTTAAACTGTTGCAACAATACAATAATGTAAAAGTTTCTGCAACATCACAAAACCTCAATTGTAGCTACATAACCGAGGTCGGACCAGGGTAAGGATACTAAAGCCATCGCTTTATtcgaataaaaaattatttttcattaattttacaaataaaaaggCCTCATATTGTAAAAAGGCTTCATATTTTAACAGAAAAGAAATTCGTATATATTCAAACTTGCTTTACGATTCACTtactattaaaaattattaaaccgGCCCTCTTATATAATTGCAATCACATGCAGTGGTAGTTCTAAGGCCGGCGAGCCCGGACTCCGGCCTAAATTTtgtgcaatttcttatgtaaatttccctgaatttcttatataaacctctataaatttgacaatttatttagatttttgaTAATTTGCTTGCCATTTTTTATGTAAACCTTTATAAAtgtgttgcaaattttttttgtccagACTTTATAATaatcctggctccgccacttaTCACATGCCACAATTTATAACTATGATTCAAGCTATCAAAGATATATGCAAGAATTTGTCAAAAATGAAAGATATATGCAAAAAGATTGTTACTTACAAAGCATCAACAATGGATCTATGATTCAGAAATGTTGCATGTAAAGAGACAGATCCCTTACTGTTATCACTGACAAAATATTTACCAGCCAATGATAGTTCATAAAGTCTTTCACTCCCACCTTCTTCATCTGTGTGTGTGGAACAAACAAGAAGAGAGTGACTTGCAAGAAGACAAAGCATTCGATCAAGCCTTCGAGGCAATTGAGGATGTTGTGTTGTTGGTAGTTTTGAAGCAACATAGGATGCTGAAACACCACGTGGACTTGCTTTAGATATGATCTCAAATAAGTTTAGTTCAATTGCAGCTTTCAATACTGAATTAAAAACCAATGGTTCAAATGAAAGTTGTAAAGCTAAAAGGCATGCATTATTATCATCTTCAGTGTTAGTGGAATtcattgtttcttttctttgtatGTTGGTTGCTTGAGTTTTTAACCTTTTATGGATGAAATTATTCTACACCatatggttttgatttttgttgttaaattattattggtgcttttaattttataagatgCGATTCCGGGTCAAATTTTATGAGTACGTTCAATTAATTACTTGAACACGGCAATGGTATATTATATTAAAGAGTGATGtgttttttaaggaataataaTGAGTTAGGTTAACGAGTGTCCTAAGGGTAAtcgttaaaaaataatatagaaatttaatattaaaaaacaaaattcattggGGATAAATGCAATCCTTGAAATAATGACAACCCTATTTGGTAATCACCAATTGTTGCTTGATGCTTTGGTTTAACATGGTATAGTTTGCCTAATTTTGATAGATACTTGAGATATGTCTTCAATTATTTTCCTAGTTACGATTTTCTTTGAGTTTATGGTATAACAATTTCGATATTTTGTAGTCGAGTTAGAATTTGTAGAGAATGTTACtcttatttattcataacaaatCAATATTCAATAATAGATATCATATATACATTACATAACAAATTATAAACATGTATTGAAATATGaaccctttattttataactttATTCTATGATCACTTTTAGACAAGCCAAATTTATGGTATAAATACTATCTATTATATTCCTTACATAATACTTGCttatttatttagaaaattCCATCACTCCTAGGGCAGAAAAGGCAAGACAAacaacctcaaaactagaaaaTCCAGAACATTTGCATAACTTTTCAAATTCTTTCTCTGTTCTTTCAACACCACTATCCAAGAACATGAGGTTGTCAAAGCTAGTTATCATCTTATCTGCTTTTGTATGCTGAATTTCTTGAGGCATAATGAAGTCCACAACAATCACTTTCCCATGTTGTGGCAAAGCTTTGTAGCACTTAGTTAGAACTTTCAAACAGTTTTCATCAGACCAGTTATGCAATATAGCCTAAAATCACATTGAAAATGTTATTGTTACTCAATTGTGTATATGGTTTGATGAACACAATTAATTTATGtcatattaatataaatatggTATGATAAAGTCTTGACTAACCTTCAATATTATGGCATCACCTGTTGGGACACTTTTAAACATGTCTCCTTCAATTTGCTCAATTCCTTCATAAAATCGATAATTCACTCATTTAGTGACAAACATGATATACATATTAAAGACATTAGggtaatcatattttttttgtccccaatgtcttcctaaaaaaaagttaaaatatatttttaatgtcaCTAAAATTCAGAGGGCATGGATAGATCACTTAGTTGAACTAAGAGATTAAGACATTAAAAGAGTCAGGGGTCTAGGGTTACAAATCCTGACACGAAAGAAAATACTAATATGACAATTACCATAATCTCTGTAAAATTCACcatcttttttaatttagtctttataaattttattctatttgtCAACATAGGATAGGGGTTGATCGGAGGTGTCAACTTAGTTGTGATGTCCGCTCTCCCCTTGATGCTATTTCTCTCTCCTAGCTTATCGAAAAAATTTCTTATTCTATTTtagttctcatttttttatgtgCAAAATAGTTTAACgacaaaactcacacacactAATAGAAGAGGGGAATTGTAAAATAGTTGCACTTAcatgataattatttttcttttataaggactaaaaacacatatttttcGTAAGAGTTAATAAATGTAGGCaccaaaattgaataaaatttaatgtagggactaaacttaaaaatcgTTGTATTAGTGGAACTAAAAGTATATTTAACcttagaaaaaataacatattaataaaaaaaaaaatagtattaagtGATAAAGTTAGATAAGAAAAGAGAAACATTTGAGTAGTTTTATCAATTTTTCACTAGAGAGAAATTGGGAAGAAACATATATACAACATGAATcctcaaatacatatttatggAAAGTGATATACCTGGATAAATTGGAGCATGTTGTATAACTTGGGGCAAATCAAAATTAATGCCCTTTATAGAAGGATACTTAGAGATTATCATATTCAAACTTTGCCCAATTCCTCCTCCAACATCAACCAATATTGATATTCCTTCAAATCCTTTGTATTTTTCTAATATCTTCTTCATTTCAATTGTGCAAATATTAGCCATTGCTTTGTTAAACACATTATTCCAAGCTGGGTCAGATTGTATGCCTTGATAAACTGGCATTCCATGAACTTTCATGTATAGTCCATTATCACAGTCTGAAAGTACCTCTTTAAAATTGTTGCTGACAAATATGAAACATAACTTGGTCAAAATTATTATCGTTAAATTCGTTAGAAAAAGAGGAAAACTTAGTTTTGCATTGTTGTTCGCAATATTGCAATGGCAGTCacaatttatattaatttcaaaattctcCTCCATAATTGTAGAAATTTGTCTTCAATTTTCTACAATATCAAATGTTAACCGCAACTGCAACATTTACGGGTGCAAACTAGACGAGTAGAGTCAAAACTCGAAGTTTGTATTATGAAACAAAGAAATGAATGAAATAAATTCTCATTATTTGATCCAAGAGAACAATACACCTTATATATAGTTCATAGAGGTGTAGGATAGTTATAGTACAAGTGTTGTATATGCTATACAAATTCTTAGACAATTAGTTATAACTAACTGGCTAGATAACTTGCTACACAAGTTATCTCTATAGAAGAGGTTAAGAAGCTTCAATGTCTTCATGAGCCAATAGTTTGAACTTATCTTGTAAAAAGGATGGGTGGATCAAACTTGACTAGAGATTTTTATTGTAGTTGTTTAGCCTAGAGGTTTTTATTGTCTTGATCTTAGAAGTCcaaacattatttttaagtAGTATAGTAATACCCTTTGGGGTTATTCAAGAGCTGTTATGTCGAGGATATCGGgtttatgtttgatttatttaaataattggCGTCAAATTTAACTTGAGCtcttgtatttaattaaaataaccaAGTTTGatagaaaatttaattaacgaaTTGATCCTGAGAAATTTATGAATAGTTTCACCTCATTTATACATCTCTAGTGAATACAACTACAATTTAAAATCTTGATAAAAATGATGATGCAGTTGACTTTctgactttttttatttgcatcCTTTATCATTATAAACACTAAATAATTGCggtttaatttattgatttctGCTTAAGGGTTTTTGGAGCAccatttttgtatatttttgcaGTAACACAACTTATATATAATACATGCTTCAAATAAACTTATATATAATACATCtttaaaaaacttatatatagtataattcAAGAGTTTAACGAATAGGTGTtgataatgtattttttttttacaaaatcatatcatatctaACTATgatacctgttttttttttttttttttttacgaactATGATACCTTTTTTTAAGACAATATCTTTGTAgtaaaatatgaataaatgaATGTATAATTCTCTTTCTATTTTGCTGGTCCACAAGTcactaaacatattttttttttttggcaattcattcaatttaaaaataatataaattttgacgAGAGAATTATTTGTGGTAAATATAAGAATATCAAATTATATATGTCACTGTTGTTATGTTATGATTTCATtgagaaggaaaaaatataaattcaaagCATAGTTGAAATATGCTACAACAATAAAAATCAAAGGGTGAATACGAGCGACAAAACCAATGAGCTATCAATACTAAAGAGATGGTTACTAAACACAAATAGAACCCAGACACCCCACTCATTTAGAGATGAAATTGTCCTCGTGAGCATAattcagttggcagggacatgcattattacacacaggggtcggggttcgaaccccagacaccccactagCTCATTCATCTTGAATAagatgaattctagccactaggcactaggctacttgacaaaaaaaaacatagaattaTGGACTACATTAGAGATAGATAAAAATgtcactaatttatttattactactGAAAAaattgagacaatttttttttggttcaaaattgagacaaaatttcatatattatctttctaacttttttttttttaaatttgatttttttaactcTATAAAGAGAATATAATAGATAAATAGCTTTGTATATTGTATAGATAAATTACTTACAATGCATCCACAAGCTTTTGGTGACTCATAAACGTTGAGAACAAAGCAACAGAACCATTCTTCTCATCATTGACAAAATATTTACCAACCAATGACAATTCATAAACTCTTTCAATCACACCTTCTTCATTTGTTCTTGTAGAGCAAATAAGAAGAGAGTGACTTGCAAGCAGACACAACATTCGATCGAGCCTTCGAGGTAATTGAGGATGTTGTGTTGTTTGTAACTTTGAAGCAACATAGGATGCTGAAACACCTGGTGGATTTGCCTTTGATATAATATCAAATAGGTTTAATTCAATTGCAGATTTTAACACAGAAGTATAAATCATTGGACCACAACAAAGAAGCATAGCAGAGAGACATGCATCATCATCTTCTACTACTTCAAAAGGTGAACATTTTGGAAGAACATGAATATCTTCAGAAATAGATCCCATGTTTTggtttcttttagtttttgagtttaCAATGCATGTTGGTAACATGcatttatatcatatatgtatTGATCTTATTGGTGAAAGTTATTACCTATGTTGTATATGTTTGTCTTTAAGTGTGTGATGATGTTGGTTGTTTTAACGTATTGTACATCATTAGAGATTGACAAAAAATGACTGTGACTGCAATATACAATGTGTTGTGAAATTATTGGTGTATGCGCTTTTCTTTGAGCACTAAATATGGTAAGTATAATTACTAAAGTTAAGTTTATATGAGATGACATTGAAGATGTCATAAGCAAATTTTCAAAAGATGCTTCGGCCGGCTTGAAGTGCAaacaaatatacatatattatgtccattgtcaacaaaaaaaaaaaaaaactaatcaaattGTTTGGGCTTTAGTgacaaggagctccttccaaggaagTATCAGGGGAATACCAGATTCGATTTCCAGAAGGAACAACACTTgacagtgcgcatgcctctacacATAAGCCGGTTATCCCCCACGGATgggtcaaaaagaaaaaaaaaattaacttaaattggtagagtttttttttttttttagagggggGCGTGTGTGTGTGGTGGTTTCTTCTTAACCAAGTAACTAGAGGGTAGTATTTTGATTTATATTGGACATTTTTTTCAAATGGGGTGATGTATGCAACTTTCTAAATCGATTCAAATAGCAAGGGAAAATACAAAAGTTGAGGGACATAAAGTCTAACCCATTAAAagcaaaaaacaagaaaaacaaattagtcCAACAGACAGATCATAGAATTTAatctaaaacaaattattatacACCACACACAATTCAGCGCACCCGTGTACAGACATAAAATCAAATTGCATAGTTGACAAACATTAGGCTAGGTCTTTAAAGTCGGAAGTGCATCTAATCGCCAACATGATAACTAATAAAATTCACACGCATCTACTATTTACTACGTACAatgaacaacaaaaaattaactcaTCATTAAAAGCTAGATTGTGAGTTAAgaaatctcatttttttttatcatggcCGTCTATCATATTTTGAGGCCGAAGCTGTATAGATACATAGAGCCTTCATATTGTTTATCATGGTCGTCTAACATATTTTGAGGCCTAAACTGAATAGATACATGGAGCCTTCATAAATGTggtaatataaatttatattttttccagCATTATCTTTTAGGTTGATATAAACATTATTGTATCAATACACTAATGGAGGGGGACCAATATAAGAAGCAAATGGTTAGATAATATATATCTAGCAATAATTCTATATAAATCAAACATATTACTCACATAAAGTGCAATATGCTTTGGCGTGGTGGTTGTAACTTGTAAGCATGTATGAGAGCAATAGCTCTAAATAAATCCAACATATAACTCATGGGATCAAAACCTACGAGATGCTTTCCACTATTTCGAACCTTTATTTGAAAAGTCACaaataaaattgcaaaaaaaaataaaaaaaataacattttggtTTGGAAACCGTCACCACTTTATGGAGTTGGtcaccttattttaaaatcaataatgTTTGATAGACACCCTTTTTATTCTACCATCAATAAACACAAGCTGATTgggttttaataaaaaaaaataaaaataacaaaaaaagagaagagaaatgaCTAAACCAAATTGTGTTTTTTAGTATAATGAATTTAGTTGTAATATAGACTAGTTTTCaataatagaaaataatgtGCCCATCCCCATAAACGTAGTTAAGTTAGTAGGGATATTACAGTATGCAATGGCGGGATTCAAACTTTAGATTTCtcacttatttaaatttaagGGTGAATTTCAAACCGTTATACAGCTATActacatgataaaaataaaaataaaatgatgagtaTATAAAGAAAGTTAAGATTAGATAACTGCAATTAAATTCGGGTTGGAAAGTAGTGTGaatcaattttgtaaaaaagcTAATAACTtcaatttaatttgtgtttgattcttccattttttaatttttttttttttgttgttcgGTTAGTTCACGACAATCTTTATGTGCCAATATCATGTctcatttttagttttaaatgtTCATATATAAACGgcgaaaatataaaaataactaaGTGAAAATAAAGTGACATTTTTAGTTTAAGAAAGCATTTCTAATGGTGCTGAAAATGCATGTTAATGAATGATGAGTTTATAATGGGTGAAAGTCTCAAGAAAATCTTTAAAAATTTACCTATATAATTTGTGAATTTAACTAATAATATAACATATGCCACTTAATAACAAGGTAAACTTTTCAACCTTATTGGCAAGTGGCTCAATTCATTGGAAAGGGTCTACCGCCCTAAGCTTCTAAATACTATAGTTTGAGTTTTACAAATACTATATTCATTGTAGGTTAGTCTtcctcttaatttatttttcttttcattttatgtATGTGATTTTTACTAATATTGTCTATGAGTGATAGGTGCTGGATTTTAAAaggggtttttcaaaattttaatcctcttaGTAGAATAAATCTCGATgaacggatcttgattaaatcattaatcacaaattaaacaacaacttaaaaaaattatgtgtttaCCTCAAAGAGTGAGTGATCACAAGTAATACTCGATGACATCACATCTACTCAGTCCATACGAACAACTTCCTTCACTCATAATGCTAGCTGCTTACGAATGAAGGCTTAGAGAGAAGGGACAGTTTTAAGGTTTAAAAAACTAGGCTTTCTGAATTAGTTTAAGTGTGTTCTCTTTCTTCAGAACAATGGTTTTATTTATAGAGTCACTTATGTGTTTTGCAAGTCAAGCAGTCCCTATTGAGCTTATGTAAGCCCAATAACTCATTCGTTGTACTTTGCTAACTAATTAGATTCATGTGCTAATTGCTCCCCCAAGTTATAAGTCTCAATTATATCTCTCAATCAACTGTTCTTTTGTGTGTTACCATGTAGGTTCTTGTCACattaacaataatattaaatagtgatccaaatcaaatatttgagtcaaacaatccaaatcaaatatttgatctctgtaatagaaacaacaacaacaactcttctttttttgaaagatcagCAACAACTCTCTGAAACTTGTACTTTTACAACTTACATAATTGATATCCATGCATAAAATTTATTCCAGATTTTGGTCTGGATATACTATACACCGATGTGGAAGTTGTCATCCTTATAACTCCTTTACAATGATCCTTTCGTTTGTGTTCAAGAAATAATCCTTAGTCCTTTAAGACATCCATGAATGTTCTTGATATTAATTGTGGTGCTTACTTTTGTTaagcaacaattttttaatcatGTTTCACATATGTAGATAAATTAATTTGGTGACCAGTATGTATCTACATACTATACTAGATTAATATATATGCTTCCAGTAATTTACTAGTGTAATAAACTAAATAATTCAACTTCAAGAAGCTTGCTCCAATCCATACATGaattttctaatatatacaCCTTTCTAGCATCCTCTATATTATTGAAACCTACATATATAAGGTAATTCTTATTAAGGACTATAACCTCATCGCCCATCTTCCAAAACACGCATTATAAAACTATAGCAAGTGGAATCATTAGATTTAAgcattatgatgatgtaatggTTTCATCATTATTTGCATCATGAGCTTACAGGAAATCTTCTACAATCAATCGCATCTTAAGGATATTAATAATATCATCCATGTCAGTTTTCTATAAGAAAACCCACTTTCATCCTAGGGGTCCTACCCATTTGCATGATATTAACCAATAtccttatatgatttgtgtacATGGACTCTATATAAGATCACATGACATCTTTCCATTTCTTAAAATTTAGGCTATTTACGACCTTCTAGTAAGACATGGCTCATCTTATATGAGCATCATATCACCTTGTTGAGTCATGACAAAATAATGTTTCTGATCCTAATGATATGACATATCAAAATAATGTTTCTGATCCTAGTGATATGACATatcaaacatgtattttgtggtACTTGACTTAATCCAAGTTCTACAACCCTCTCACTGGCTCATGTAAAGACATAATCCTTCAAGAGGAATATTTCAATTCTAGCGACAAACAACTTTTATCAAAGAAGGTGTAGAATTAGTATCCCCTAGTTTCTTAAGGGTACCTCTGATGGTCGGATTAGGCAAATGTAtcaaatcgtttaccaagtaataaagtgataagtagagtatcataTCCACATGGATTATCATTTCGTGTAGACAATTCGCATTACTTATTtggaacaaaataataaataaagagatAGTGGTTtagatttttcaatttattctgtttgcaacagagcaaaGTTACTTGTTTTAATTGCAGAATGTTAGCGGTGGTTAGGATTATTTGAATCCCCCTACTCATTTGTAGGAATTAATTAACATTATAGTCAAGTTCAATTAGTC
It encodes:
- the LOC11414117 gene encoding isoliquiritigenin 2'-O-methyltransferase, which codes for MNSTNTEDDNNACLLALQLSFEPLVFNSVLKAAIELNLFEIISKASPRGVSASYVASKLPTTQHPQLPRRLDRMLCLLASHSLLVCSTHTDEEGGSERLYELSLAGKYFVSDNSKGSVSLHATFLNHRSIVDAFFNFKEVLLDCDSALFEKVHGTPIYQAIQSDPAMNNVFNKTMTTMCTLEMNKILEIYNGFEDISLLVDVGGGFGQNLNMIISKYPYIKGINFDLPPVIENAPDYPGIEHVGGNVFESVPNGDAIILKAVLHNWSDKDCLKALHNCYKALPQNGKVIVVELIMPEEIQTTEKDKLVTGYDNLMFMGGGSERTKKEFESLCKSSGFSSFEIVCLAFSSLGVMEFLK
- the LOC11418328 gene encoding isoliquiritigenin 2'-O-methyltransferase — translated: MLPTCIVNSKTKRNQNMGSISEDIHVLPKCSPFEVVEDDDACLSAMLLCCGPMIYTSVLKSAIELNLFDIISKANPPGVSASYVASKLQTTQHPQLPRRLDRMLCLLASHSLLICSTRTNEEGVIERVYELSLVGKYFVNDEKNGSVALFSTFMSHQKLVDAFNNFKEVLSDCDNGLYMKVHGMPVYQGIQSDPAWNNVFNKAMANICTIEMKKILEKYKGFEGISILVDVGGGIGQSLNMIISKYPSIKGINFDLPQVIQHAPIYPGIEQIEGDMFKSVPTGDAIILKAILHNWSDENCLKVLTKCYKALPQHGKVIVVDFIMPQEIQHTKADKMITSFDNLMFLDSGVERTEKEFEKLCKCSGFSSFEVVCLAFSALGVMEFSK